Genomic DNA from Solanum dulcamara chromosome 4, daSolDulc1.2, whole genome shotgun sequence:
aaccttcaaaagggCGTGTCTGATGCGTAACATCTGACAAATTTTCCTTTCCCTTTTCACTCGACCCAAAGTTTGAAAGATACGGCGACTGTAAGATTTTCGAAGGAATCCTGCTTCTTCGAGATGGTGTCTTCGCATCGTCAGACAATACATTAGCTTTTGATGGAAGAGTGGTTGGTAGCTGGCTATCGCGTAATAGACATTCATCCTGAACTTGCTCATGACTAACAGCTGTCAATGGCATGGCTGGTAATGGAAGTCCGTATATTAGAGCATCTATCACATCCAGAGTTTCGGTCGAAAATGGTGCTGAAGTATTGGATTCTGATGtgcttggtttgattttttctttttcaatctccTCAACTTGCTCTTCTACTTTGGCAGATTTATCATCAGCTActcttccatctttctttccAGTGTTCTACACGTAATGTATAacgtcattaaaaaaaataataatgttgactttatctcagtaaagaatctgatacattacctgtaatgtatcagaatcagcaATAAGCTGATCAGTATCTGCTCTTTGTGGTTCCATTTGGTGTGCTGATACATCCTTGACGGATGGTTCATCTTCCtggaaacataataacatttacttatgatataaaTGTACTAAATgtctagatatatatatatttaaagaggtagagcttatacaaaatatatatatagaatcaaattattcatcaatttgtttctgatacattacctttaatgtatcagaataaaCTTGCTGATCAAATAATTCAGGAACATCTGCTAAAATGCTTTGTTCCGATATGTTGTCCACCTGATTTATCATGGTGGATGGTTCAGGTCcctgaaaacataataacatttacatttGATACATGACAATGAAAAGTATCCAGaagtttaaaagcataaatatcaaatattacatGATGTATGTACCTTAATATCTTCCTGGACATTAGATTTGTCATTTTTTGGGGGTGGGTCagatttatttgcaaaattgtgCACCTCCAATCCAGTAGGTGCTTCTTGTTGTTCAACCACATGGAATGATTGatcaaaatcatcttttttaaCTTGAGATGATGTGCCAGTCATTCGGTTCGCCATACTGTCGATGGCTTTCAAAAGATCAATGTGATTTGAATCCATTTTGTTCTCCAAACGCTTGAACTTCCGGTCAaccttgatacatgtatatgaaaaattagaatgtatcacctaattaaaagtatattgtacgtgatacatcttaaagtaataacttacgtatctctttagagacttctttatggacttcttcaatgctttgaattgcatatgaaTAATTCGATCCGAATGACCGGAAGTTTCACCTCGTACAGCTGACTTCGCCCCTGGTACATTGTCAGGAGAAATAAGCTTTTCTGATTCCTTTGGTGACTTTGCCCCTGGTTCATTGTCAGGAGAAACAACATTTCCTGATTCATTTGGTGATAAGAAATCCTTGTGCATGTTGGctgtttctacttgaattgACTTTTTAGCAGGGGAAGTCTTCATTCTCTTGGAaggaggtggagaagatgtCTCAGCGACATCCCTGGatctctttaaaaattcaatgggtGGTGTTGTTGAAAAGTCCTCAAATCCAGTGATTTCATGAGGTTTTCTGAAATTGACCTTGGCAGCCGATGTTGAATCTTCAGGTTTCTGTTGGCTGTCATGAACGACAATAGATTCCATTTCATATTGAGATTGGACAATGTTGGAGCATTGATActgcaaaaaaattgaataattgatATATGTTAatgctgatacataaacatgatgtatcagaaacattaaTCCTTCATACATGCTAAACTGATAGAAAAACAAcattatctgatacatacatgcagatgtatcatgagatgtaattcttgatacattataatttgatacataagataGAGTTTTCATGAGTTGTAAACACTGATAAATGAGTTTGCATGAGCTGTAAAtacctttctgatacataccattatatgtatcagaaaggttatataaagtatatgtataagatacattatatcttgatacatttatatcctgatacataaatatatgagcTGATACATCTACcttatgaatcaaattatactGTATCAAGGTCATGGATATATAATGTatcttaaattttatgtataatgaATCAGTGCATAAACGAATAATATTCAAAGCATGTACCTCACTGAAGATGGTAGACATGAAGGTCTCAAATTTTGGCTTCACGGCGACAACACGCCAGTtaagaattctgggaattttatTGCCCACTCTTACAGCAATTTCAGAGGGAACTTGAGATGCACATTCATATATCCAAACATTCAGAGCGTATGGCATGCCGCCTAGACGATACATTTGTTTGGCATTTGAAAACTCCTGACGCAttccttttatcaattttgaatataCTAATTTCCCCCATGGATATTGCTCATAACTACCATCTTCTAccatcttaaaatcatcaactgatataggtgcatcacctagttgagaaaaaacaaaagtatgGATGAAATAGAGAATGGCCATCTGAACGGCATCTTCGTTTGTTTTCCATCCTCCAACCAGAAAACGCTCAACAAAACGAGCTTTGTTGACCCCATTTTTGGCACCaggaaaatataaaaacaataatCTACTTGCTTGATCATCAGAATACTTGAAGTCATTCATATTACCGGTGCATCGCAAACCAGTAATGATAGCAAAATCATTTATTGTAAATCGCAGTATATTACCCTGCACATGACGAATGTGcagttcttctttgtttttttggtctacctcaagaagtaagaggcatttgatAATTTGCCCTTGAAAGTTGCAGTTTGGCATATCTAAGTAGTGACCAAATATAGATTgcctaaataactttataccttcttcacctattgatgattcaaaatcatcaagaaaaatagccctatatgccgttccgaatctcaatgggtgtgacgggatcttcttgatgacgtatttcattccctgcattgacataaaaatggttaaatacaacttgaactctATACATGgatacgatgtatcatatgcattaagaTATCTGATGCATaagatgagattctgatacatacagaagatgtatcagaaataattatatattatattctgatatatacatgtatatgtatcagaatcattaaaatttgaaacaacaaaaaatgacacttacacatggtgtatcagaaatagtaaattcctaaaaaaattgcatttgaaaaatacattatgtatctgatacataaatgtatatgtatcagaatcattaaaacttgaaataacaaatACTGAGGCTTAAAGATGATGAATCAGGATTagtaattctcaaaaaatttcatatgaaacatacattatgtatctgatacataaatgtagatgtatcagaatcattaaacttgaaataacataAACAGAGACTTAaacataatgtatcagaaatagtaaatctcaaataattacatttgaaaaatacattatgtatctgatacataaatatatatgtatcatagtcattaaaaattaaaacaacagaaactaaaacttaacaatgatgtatcagaaatagaaaatctccaaaaaaaatacatttgaaatagataatatgtatctgatacataaatgtatatgtatcagaatcattaaaaattaaaacaacagacccttaaagatgatgtatcagaaataaaaAACCTCCAAAAgatttccttttaaaaagatattatgtatctgatacataaatgatatgtatcagaaacattaaaaccttcacaaaattttcattctaaaacaaaaaaacttaattgaacacatacctttgggagattagggcgtgttgtaaccccttcaatctttttgactatttcattgggtgcatgtttaactgtagcttttgacttcaaattctcacgtagcttattcatcactgctggatcgttacgatgtttggatctaacttcgtcgtaaccttcccaagacgaatcagacccgggagaaacaagaattcgttgatttttagtggactgtttgagaccatgaacggaaTCCATATGTATAAGCTAAAGTATGAGAAACACaaatag
This window encodes:
- the LOC129884224 gene encoding uncharacterized protein LOC129884224, encoding MVEDGSYEQYPWGKLVYSKLIKGMRQEFSNAKQMYRLGGMPYALNVWIYECASQVPSEIAVRVGNKIPRILNWRVVAVKPKFETFMSTIFSEYQCSNIVQSQYEMESIVVHDSQQKPEDSTSAAKVNFRKPHEITGFEDFSTTPPIEFLKRSRDVAETSSPPPSKRMKTSPAKKSIQVETANMHKDFLSPNESGNVVSPDNEPGAKSPKESEKLISPDNVPGAKSAVDRKFKRLENKMDSNHIDLLKAIDSMANRMTGTSSQVKKDDFDQSFHVVEQQEAPTGLEVHNFANKSDPPPKNDKSNVQEDIKGPEPSTMINQVDNISEQSILADVPELFDQQVYSDTLKEDEPSVKDVSAHQMEPQRADTDQLIADSDTLQNTGKKDGRVADDKSAKVEEQVEEIEKEKIKPSTSESNTSAPFSTETLDVIDALIYGLPLPAMPLTAVSHEQVQDECLLRDSQLPTTLPSKANVLSDDAKTPSRRSRIPSKILQSPYLSNFGSSEKGKENLSDVTHQTRPFEGFGICYQPPSELVTDYSQWIDKGLLKSHGNKNSKEDHYRSKCSSFGFEKMDFVVAFPKDKNWFYLMSQPDRCWNDEVKISS